Proteins from one Deltaproteobacteria bacterium genomic window:
- a CDS encoding amino acid ABC transporter ATP-binding protein: RRALEATRLAAHAERPARTLSVGEQQRVALAAAWAREPELLLLDEPAAALDPGATRELERAIGAIRDAGVKVAMSTHDLAQARRLASEVLFVHEGRLLEQTPAAEFFRSPGSEEARRFLAGELLA; encoded by the coding sequence CGGCGCGCGCTCGAGGCCACCCGCCTCGCCGCTCACGCGGAGCGACCCGCGCGCACGCTCTCGGTGGGGGAGCAGCAGCGCGTCGCGTTGGCAGCCGCCTGGGCGCGCGAGCCGGAGCTGCTGCTACTCGACGAGCCCGCGGCGGCGCTCGACCCCGGCGCGACGCGCGAGCTCGAGCGCGCGATCGGTGCGATCCGCGACGCGGGCGTGAAAGTGGCGATGAGCACCCACGATCTCGCGCAGGCGAGGCGCCTCGCGAGCGAGGTGCTGTTCGTGCACGAGGGGCGGCTGCTCGAGCAAACCCCCGCGGCGGAGTTCTTCAGATCGCCGGGCAGCGAGGAAGCGAGGCGCTTCCTCGCGGGCGAGCTACTGGCGTGA
- a CDS encoding substrate-binding domain-containing protein yields the protein MEMPKRIALVLSAALSLVASSAFSEEKPFITLATTTSTQDSGLLDAILPKFTAQSGIEVRVVSVGTGRALEIGRAGDADVVLVHDRAAEDAFVAEGHARERRAVMYNDFLIVGPKSDPAGAKGANVVAAFARIADRGAKFISRGDDSGTHKAELRYWAAAARDPKPASGRWYIEAGGGMATTLGMAGELQAYTLTDRSTWLALSNRRGLVEMVSGDARLLNRYSVMVVDPAKHPGVKADLGQKLADWLTGAAGRSAIAAFKVGGEQVFFLE from the coding sequence ATGGAAATGCCGAAGCGAATCGCACTCGTTCTGTCGGCCGCGCTCTCGCTGGTAGCGAGCTCGGCGTTCTCCGAAGAGAAGCCGTTCATCACACTCGCGACGACCACGTCGACGCAGGACTCGGGCCTGCTCGACGCGATCCTCCCGAAGTTCACCGCGCAGAGCGGGATCGAAGTGCGGGTCGTGTCCGTGGGGACCGGGAGGGCGCTGGAGATCGGCCGCGCGGGGGATGCGGACGTCGTGCTCGTTCACGATCGCGCGGCGGAGGATGCATTCGTCGCGGAAGGGCACGCGCGCGAGCGGCGCGCCGTGATGTACAACGACTTCCTGATCGTCGGCCCCAAGTCGGATCCGGCAGGCGCGAAGGGCGCGAATGTCGTGGCGGCGTTCGCACGCATCGCGGATCGAGGCGCGAAGTTCATCTCGCGCGGCGATGACTCCGGGACGCACAAGGCGGAGCTGCGCTACTGGGCGGCCGCGGCGCGCGATCCGAAGCCGGCCTCGGGCCGCTGGTACATCGAAGCGGGCGGCGGCATGGCGACGACGCTCGGTATGGCCGGCGAGCTGCAGGCCTACACATTGACCGATCGCTCGACGTGGCTCGCGCTCTCCAATCGCCGCGGCCTCGTCGAGATGGTGAGCGGCGATGCGCGCCTGCTGAACCGCTACAGCGTGATGGTGGTCGACCCCGCGAAGCATCCCGGCGTTAAGGCTGACCTCGGCCAGAAGCTCGCGGATTGGCTGACCGGCGCGGCCGGCCGGTCGGCGATCGCGGCCTTCAAGGTCGGTGGCGAACAGGTGTTCTTTCTCGAGTAG